The following are encoded together in the Candidatus Roizmanbacteria bacterium CG_4_9_14_0_2_um_filter_38_17 genome:
- a CDS encoding amino acid aminotransferase, with product MLVHYLDNQWVSQEELKISAFDISVLRGFGVFDFLRTYNQIPFRLQDHLNRLHNSARALSMTVPATAEELNSIIKEGISKNSTQTPEFNIRIVVTGGISEDSISVGKGSLIVIFAPCHEYPMEFYEKGVKVATFKVERQIPNAKSLNYMAGVGALAKARKDNAIELIHIDPQGNLYEGMTSNFFAVMDGKLITANEGILDGITRKVILDELVPALNIELEQRFPTMSQISNFTECFVTASNKEIMPVHHIDDLQIGDGSVGPMTTKLIAEFRKITR from the coding sequence ATGCTAGTGCATTATCTAGACAATCAGTGGGTAAGCCAGGAGGAGCTTAAAATCTCCGCTTTTGATATTAGTGTCCTTCGTGGATTTGGTGTTTTCGATTTTCTACGCACATATAACCAAATTCCCTTTCGTCTGCAAGACCATCTAAATCGTCTTCATAATTCAGCACGTGCGCTTTCCATGACAGTCCCAGCAACCGCTGAAGAATTAAACTCAATAATCAAGGAAGGAATCAGTAAAAATAGTACCCAAACTCCGGAATTTAATATACGTATAGTGGTTACTGGTGGAATCAGCGAAGACAGTATTAGCGTGGGAAAGGGGAGTCTGATCGTGATATTTGCTCCGTGTCATGAATATCCTATGGAGTTTTATGAAAAAGGGGTGAAAGTAGCCACGTTCAAAGTGGAACGCCAGATCCCAAACGCCAAGTCCCTAAACTATATGGCAGGAGTAGGTGCATTGGCAAAAGCAAGGAAAGATAATGCCATTGAACTTATTCACATTGATCCACAAGGAAACTTATATGAGGGAATGACGAGTAACTTCTTTGCTGTTATGGATGGAAAGCTTATTACGGCAAATGAGGGAATTCTGGACGGGATAACAAGAAAAGTCATCCTTGATGAACTGGTTCCCGCGCTTAATATTGAATTAGAACAGCGTTTCCCAACTATGTCCCAAATATCAAACTTTACAGAATGCTTTGTTACGGCATCCAACAAAGAAATAATGCCAGTCCATCATATCGATGACCTACAAATCGGAGATGGGTCTGTGGGCCCTATGACCACAAAGCTTATAGCCGAATTTCGCAAAATAACTAGATAA
- the rsmI gene encoding 16S rRNA (cytidine(1402)-2'-O)-methyltransferase, producing MGTLYIVSTPIGNLKDITLRALEILKLVDIVACEDTRTSGVLLKEHSIKAEQLISLNDNNEQRKLLNLITKLEHGANIALISDAGTPLISDPGYKLVKRAIKQGIKVIPIPGPSALLSALTASGLPPYPFMFVGFLSKKKNKLKDELTRYSEPKITYIAYEANSRIEETLKLMTEIMGEDTQVCIGRELTKLHEEFIRGAIKDIKLTSLKGEITLLWHR from the coding sequence ATGGGGACATTGTATATTGTTTCAACACCAATAGGGAATCTTAAAGATATCACACTTCGTGCTTTGGAAATTTTAAAGTTGGTAGATATTGTAGCGTGCGAAGATACTAGAACTTCCGGCGTACTACTAAAAGAACACAGTATCAAAGCAGAACAATTAATCTCACTTAACGATAATAATGAGCAAAGAAAGCTATTAAACCTCATCACAAAGCTTGAGCATGGGGCTAACATTGCCTTAATTTCAGACGCAGGAACTCCTTTAATCTCCGACCCAGGATATAAGCTTGTAAAGCGAGCTATAAAACAGGGGATTAAAGTTATTCCAATTCCTGGTCCTAGCGCCTTATTATCAGCTTTGACCGCAAGTGGTTTACCTCCTTACCCATTTATGTTTGTGGGATTTCTATCCAAGAAAAAAAATAAACTAAAAGACGAATTAACAAGATATTCAGAACCTAAAATTACTTATATTGCTTATGAAGCAAATAGTAGGATCGAAGAAACTTTAAAATTAATGACAGAAATTATGGGAGAGGATACCCAGGTTTGTATTGGCAGAGAACTAACTAAGCTGCATGAAGAGTTTATCAGAGGAGCAATTAAGGACATTAAACTAACTAGCCTCAAAGGAGAAATAACTCTCCTCTGGCACAGATAA